Proteins found in one Streptomyces sp. CB09001 genomic segment:
- a CDS encoding bifunctional DNA primase/polymerase has product MEWLSEATDDPALRREIWADDPRRPSLVPTGRLFDVLSVEERLGLEMFDRLQRSGMPFGPSVADRKAQRVGFFLGSDSRETFTFYLGRETSSPPPFRYLGDGSAVVVPGPTPLSDDRYQWLRAPTRRPEANPLRPVALATALVASGELLARIDRFDELYPTPYEAVAALPEETDR; this is encoded by the coding sequence ATGGAATGGCTGTCCGAAGCAACGGACGACCCGGCCCTGCGCCGGGAGATCTGGGCGGACGATCCCCGCAGGCCCAGTCTGGTGCCGACCGGCCGCCTCTTCGACGTGCTGAGCGTGGAAGAGCGTCTCGGGCTGGAGATGTTCGACCGTCTCCAGCGCAGCGGAATGCCTTTCGGGCCGTCGGTCGCCGATCGCAAGGCCCAACGGGTCGGGTTCTTCCTCGGCTCGGACAGCCGCGAGACCTTCACGTTCTACCTCGGACGGGAAACGTCGTCTCCACCGCCGTTCCGCTACCTCGGCGACGGCAGTGCGGTCGTCGTCCCCGGCCCCACTCCTCTGTCCGACGACCGTTACCAGTGGCTCCGCGCCCCCACGCGCCGACCGGAGGCAAACCCCCTACGCCCGGTCGCCCTCGCAACCGCGCTGGTCGCGTCCGGAGAACTCCTCGCCAGGATCGATCGCTTCGACGAGCTGTACCCGACCCCGTACGAGGCTGTCGCTG